GGCAGAGGCACCCCCGTCCCCCAGAAGTGGGCTGCTCTCCCATGCATGTCAGGCCCCGATGCACGGTCTCAGGCAGAGAGAGCGGGGTGGACCCTCCCAGGAGCTCTGCTACGCTCTCTGAGCACCCGGCTCCCGAGCTGGGTGCGGAGCCCCAGCACCTCGCTGTCAGACTCCCCCATCCCAGACTCAATTCCTTCACATCTCACTTTAGACTGTCGATGGCGTGGTCATCCGGAGTTTGAAAGTCAACTGCAAAGTCACCTCTCGCTTCGCCCACTATGTCATCACCAGCCAAGTGGTCAACAGTGCCGATGAAGCCAAGGAAGTGGCCTTTGATGTGGAAATCCCCAAGACAGCCTTCATCAGCGACTTCGCCATGTGCGTGCCCGCCTGACTCCCACACGCAGAGCTGCCTGCTTGCCAGGCCCAGCCTGAAACCACGGCCCGAAGTGGCCAGGCAGTGGGGACCAGCTCACTGCCCAAAGGGCCACGAGCCTGCTCCAGCACTGAGGGGATGAGCAAGCCTTGTAGTCCGTCCTGGGCTCCCATCTGGGAGAGTAGCCGGGGACTCTGATAGTATGTTTCCAGCCTGGGGCCCAAGGAGCAAAGGCTGGCACCCAAGGCTTCTCACTGGGCTCTGTGGCATGGCTGCCCACCTCACTGCCACAGGGCCCCTGAGCAACTCTGCaggtggtggggggcaggcaggaaTGGCTTGCCATGAGCCACCTGGACAGGGCCTCCTCGGGGTCTGGGCTGGGCGCACCTCCAGGGAAGGTCCCGGGTGCCCGAGCAGGGGCGCCTCCCCGAGGCTttctcctccctgcagcacaGCAGACGGAAGCGCCTTCATCGGAGACATAAAGGACAAAGCCACTGCGTGGAAGCAGTACCGGAAAGCAGCCATCTCGGGAGAGAATGCCGGCCTTGTCAGGTGagctctgggccctggggcccGGTCTCTGGTGCTCCCGAGTACGGACAGCTCTGAGGGCTGCCAGGTGGCCATGTGGAGAGCAGCCTCAGGCTGATGGGAAGTGAGCAAACTGCCCACACCCACATGCTGGCACTGGTGTGCTGGACAGGGGTGGTTTTGACCTACCTGTCCCCAAACCAGCCTCCAGGAGAAGTGGGCCCTGACCCTCACCAGCCAACTAAGGCTCAGGGGGGTGGTCAAGGAAACCTGGTAGCACTAAAATATGAGACATTGATTCTGAGGTCCATGCTTTAGGTGACAGGGACCCACAGGTCACTTGCCATTTTCTTGATTTTGCCCCTGGTGGCATGTCCAGGGCGTCAGGGAGAACGATGGAGCAGTTCACCATCCATATCACCGTGGGGCCCCGCAGCAAGGCCACCTTCCGGCTGACCTATGAGGAGGTGCTGAAGCGCAAACTTGCCCAGTACACCATCGACATCAAGGTCAAGCCCAAGCAGCTCGTGCATCACTTTGAGGTAGCTTGCAGGGGACCCCACGCCGGGGAGCAATCTCGGGACAGGGCTCCTGCCCCTCGCTGTGGCTCTGAGCGCCAGCCCAGCTCCCACCGTGGGCCCTCCTGGGCCTGCGCACACAGGGAGGGGACTGCCTCTGATGAGGAGCTCCCGGAAccagccagcctcctcctctccGAGCTTCAGCTCATTCATCTGTGGGCTGGGGGTTCCTGCAGATCACGGACAGCCGTAAGGATCGTGAGTGCCACTGAACGTCCAGTAGTTCGTAAATCAGCAAGTCCTGGGCAGCCTGAGGGGCCGTGCTGGTCGCTGGCCCCGCAGTGGCAGCTGAGCTGAGGCGTGCAGGCATGCACTTTCATCTGGCCAATATGTTTGAGTGCCTATGCCAGACAGGCCAGGCCCTGTGCAGAGGGCTGGGTGCTGGCTGACACAGTAGGTGGCCAGGACACATGCTGACTCTTGGCTGAGCCTTGACGAGGGCCCCCATGGGAGCCTCAGTGCAGGCACTGCTTCACTGATGCAGATCGACGTGGACATCTTTGAGCCCCAGGGGATCAGCAAGCTGGATGCCCAGGCCTCCTTCCTCCCTAAGGAACTGGAGACTCAACTCATCAAGAAGTCCTTCTCGGGGAAGAAGGTGCGTGGATAGGTGGGGGTGGCACTCCGGACGTCTCAGCCTGGCCTGAGCCCTTGTGGAGTGTCCAGGCTTGGCCCAGGAAGCAGGCATGGGCTGCaggctgcctggcacaggggTGAGAGGTTTTGTGGTGGGCATCCCAGGGGAACTCAGCACTCCTGATTCTCAGAGCAACTTAGAAAAGCATCCAAGCTGAGGCTGGGGAGGTGCCCGCACAGCTGGTCTGGGCCAGCTGCTGGCtttcttgagcctcagtttcttctctgcCTGTCTCACATCCACGGGGAGGCATTCAGGGAAATAGAAGGCACGCAGGCAAACCCCAGATGCTCTTGTGGTTGGAATTCCAAGCTCCACTGTTCTTGGAAACATAATTAGGTTTGGAAAGGCCTTTGGCTCATGCGGCCGCTTGCCACCTGTTTGCAAGAGCCCCTTCCCCAGATCTTGGAGGAGTGTGGCCTGTGGGTGGGTGACACTCAGCTATGACCCTACTTCTAACTTGCCCTCAGCTGGAGCCAGGAGCAAACCGTTTACTTCCGTCTCCCTTTGGTTGGGACTCCATAACAATTCACCGAAAAGAAATGTCTCTTAGAACTCAGGAGGGGTTCGGTtctgtttttaaacaaaacatgATACCTGGAGTGTTAGCAAATATGCTTGCTTTCAGATGGGGCCAAGGGGGTGGGTCTTTGTCTTCCTAacaattattttcaagttttttttatgAGCATATCTTGCTTTtataacaaacaaaaagtaaaaatgagtcTTTCAAGAAAATGTGGGATGTACAGAGGTTTAGGAAGTGTCAGGCGCAAACCATCCCTAGCATCCCCCAGCACCAGCACCAAGTCACAGCAGACCTCAGCTCCCACGCTGGGTCCTtccttccagcctctgccctgtgtCCGTCCAGGCAGGTTCTATTTTCCAGCACACCGTTTGCTTTTTTTATGGGCCAGTTTTGAGTTGGCTGATGTCTCTCGTGCTCTCACActgctattatttttttgttttgtacccAAAGTGTGAGGCTTGTTGTAGAAAATCCCAGTGCTTCAGAAGCATATAAGCAAAGAAACAGGTCTTCTCTCCTGTCACTAATAGGTGTATACTCTCAGCAGCTCGGTGAGGGGCCCACCACACTCATGTCCATGcccatgcaacacacacacacacacacacacacacccctaccttATGTTGTctttgcaaacacacacacacacacacacacacacacacacacacacacacacacccctaccttATGTTGTctttgcaaacacacacacacacacacacacacacacacctaccttATGTTGTCTTTGCAAACATCCGGATTGCGGCTGCAAACCAGTAAATGTCTCACACCCCGGCTGGTTCCAGGGTCATGTGCTTTTCCGCCCCACTGTGGGCCAGCAGCAATCCTGCCCCAcgtgctccacatccttgctgaaTGGGGACTTCAAGGTGACCTATGATGTCAATCGAGACAAGCCCTGTGACCTCCTGGTGAGCCTGAAGTTTCTGGCCCAAGACTCTGAGGGCAGGCAGGGTGCTGGTGAGCAACGCCTCACCCCTTCCTCTCTGTTTCAGGTCGCCAGCAACCACTTTGCTCACTTCTTTGCCCCCCAAAACCTGACAAACCTGGACAAGAACGTGGTTTTTGTGATTGATATCAGCACCTCCATGGAAGGCCAGAAACTGAAGCAGGTAAACTGTGGCTTTAAACAGGTCACCAGCAGAAGCTGCCTCGGCCCATCACCCACCCCGCCCCACCCTGGTTTTGTTGTCAGAGTCTGGGTGTGGGATTTCTGCTCCCGGTCAGAGGCAGGGTGACTCAGCAGGGTATCCAGTGGTTAGGGCTCTGGAATCAGCCTCTTCCTCACTGGGCACCAGTGGGCAAAGGCATTCACTTCTCTTCAATGGCAAAGCAGGAACGATACCAGTGCCCACAGGGTGGTGGCTTTTCcctgggggagtgcttgggtgaCAGAGCCTGCACACTGCAGGTGCCAGGGGTAACTGTGGCCGTCGAGGGGAGGTGACTTGAAGCAGGCACTGCCCAGCAAGCACTGGGCGCCTGTCCAGGGTGCGGTGCAGCCACAGCCGGACAAGCAGAGGTTTAGGAACTCAGCCCACTGTGGTCTCCTGCCCAAATGCTGCCCACTCCAGCTCCTGGTCATTTCTTCTCCCAGGCTGGGCGCCTCTGCCTTCTCCGTCCCCTCGCTCACCTCCAGGACCCTGCAGGATGCTCCTCGCCTGGCACCACGTGGCTGCcctgtccctcccctcctgcctgtcCACCACGTACCTGTGGATCTCTGAAATGGGTATCTGGAGCTGATGGGAGGCACTGTCCTGGGGGCCTGTCCCTCCAGTGGCTGTCCTATTCTTACAGACCAAGGAGGCGCTCCTTAAAATCCTGGGGGACATGCGGCCAGGCGACTACTTCAACCTGGTCCTCTTTGGGTCTGACGTGCAATCATGGCGGGACTCGCTGGTGCCGGCCTCTGCCGCCAATGTGCAAGCAGCCCAGGACTTTGTGCGGCGCTTCGATCTGGCTGGGGGTAAGGGCAGGGCTCTCAGGCCACCTGAGGTCGCTTCTGTCCCCATGGAATGAGGGCATGCACgggtctgctttctttcctgtgcaGCCACAAACCTGAACGGAGGTTTGCTCCGGGGAATTGAGATCTTGAACCAAGCTCAGGGGAGCCTCCCGGAACTCAAGGACCACGCCTCAGTGCTCATCATGCTGACAGACGGCGAGCCCACAGAGGGTGAGTGAAGGGGAAGACAGGCAGGTTGGCCTTGGAGACCCaacccctggggctggggcccagggtgggggtggggcgccGCAGAGGCTTAGGGCAAAGTTAAGCACTGGGGTCAAAGCAGAGTAAACACCGTAAGTCTGAGGAGCCCCAAGGTATATTTCTGTCCTGAGTCGGGAAACCGGTGAGGTTTCTGCATGACACAGGCTGCACGGGGCCTGGGAGAATAGGCAGGATCCCGGGGTTGAGTTTAACGAACCATGTATTCAGCACTACCTATGGGCCAAGAAGCGATACAGAAAACAAGGCACGTCTGCCCTTAAGGAGCCCAGGCCCACCGGGGGAGGCGGGCCCAGGAGCAGATGCTCTGTTGAGGGTCCAGAAAGAACAGGGTGCCAGGAGACAAGGGACTGGCCCAGGCAGGGTCCCAGaggcctcctggaggaggtgaccctGAGCTCAGTCTGGAAGGGGTGCCTGGGCACTACAGGCATATGCAGAATAGGTGAAGCCAGGGTGGAAAGAGCATGGGGGCCTCTCAGGCCACGGCAAGGCTCCAAGGGAGGGTTCAGAGCTGCTTGTGCTGGAGCCATATAGATGGGCGGGGCCTGCCAGGAGCCCCGAGCTGCTGTTACAGTTGCCCGGGTAAGCCAGGAGAAGGCATGGCCCCAGGATGCTGGTGGGGACTGGAGATGTTCTGAGATAGGAGGCAGGCCCCGCTGCTGAGAGCCGGTATCCTGTCACTGCCCTGGTGTGTGGCTGCAGGGGTGACGGACCGTCCCCAAATCCTCAAGAATGCCCGCGACACCATCCGGGGCAGGTTCCCGCTCTACAACTTGGGCTTTGGCCACAACCTGGACTTCAACTTCCTGGAGGTCATGTCCATGGAGAACAACGGACGGGCCCAGAGGATCTACGAGGACCATGACGCCACCCAGCAGCTGCAGGTCCCCCACACCGCATCACCAACAGCATGCCATGGGGAGCCCAGCCTTGGTAGCCATTTGCCCATCAGCCTAGAGGAGCAGAGAAAGCTCTGGCATGGAGTATGAATTGGCTGCATGAGCCTGTGATTCCTTCTGTAATGTGGGGATCTTGACACGCCACGCTGTGAATAGGTTTCCTCACTGGGTGTCCAGGGGAACCCATCAGTTCTGAGGCTGTGCCTCCCACGCCCGCAGGGTTTCTATAACCAGGTAGCCAACCCGCTGCTGGTGGATGTGGAGTTGCACTACCCCCGGGACAGCGTCTCAGCCGTGACCCAGAACCGCCATAAACAGTACTACGAAGGCTCGGAGATCATGGTGGCTGGGCGCATCGCTGACCATAAACTGAGCAGTTTCAAGGCTGACGTGCAGGCCCGTGGAGTAAGTGGTGGGCTGCGGAGGGTGGCAAGGCTGGGCAGCACCCAGAGGCTCCTGACTGGACCACACTGTTCCCCACCCTTGCCCGGGGCCTGTCTGAACCCGGAGTGGTGCCCCCTCCCCTGCAGCATGCCACACACACCCCAGGCCCAAACATCCCTCCAAGCAGGCATCCCAGGGACAGGCTGGAATGGGGCTGTGTGGCCCTGATTAGTTGCAGCCACTTGGTCCGAATGGACCACCTGCTGCTCCTCACATCATCCCCCCAAGGCCTGAGAGCAAAagtc
The DNA window shown above is from Manis javanica isolate MJ-LG chromosome 3, MJ_LKY, whole genome shotgun sequence and carries:
- the ITIH1 gene encoding inter-alpha-trypsin inhibitor heavy chain H1 isoform X1; this encodes MELRVLLFVHLVSLLALQAMPAQGSATDRPKSNKRRQTVDTTVDGVVIRSLKVNCKVTSRFAHYVITSQVVNSADEAKEVAFDVEIPKTAFISDFAITADGSAFIGDIKDKATAWKQYRKAAISGENAGLVRASGRTMEQFTIHITVGPRSKATFRLTYEEVLKRKLAQYTIDIKVKPKQLVHHFEIDVDIFEPQGISKLDAQASFLPKELETQLIKKSFSGKKGHVLFRPTVGQQQSCPTCSTSLLNGDFKVTYDVNRDKPCDLLVASNHFAHFFAPQNLTNLDKNVVFVIDISTSMEGQKLKQTKEALLKILGDMRPGDYFNLVLFGSDVQSWRDSLVPASAANVQAAQDFVRRFDLAGATNLNGGLLRGIEILNQAQGSLPELKDHASVLIMLTDGEPTEGVTDRPQILKNARDTIRGRFPLYNLGFGHNLDFNFLEVMSMENNGRAQRIYEDHDATQQLQGFYNQVANPLLVDVELHYPRDSVSAVTQNRHKQYYEGSEIMVAGRIADHKLSSFKADVQARGEGQEFKTSCLVDEEEMKKLLQERGHMLENHVERLWAYLTIQELLAKQMKSMGDEKADLSARALQMSLAYQFVTPLTSMTIRGMADQDGLEPLIDKPPEDSLPSEMLGNRRTFVLSALQPSPTQPSSSVQQLPNQVTGVDTDPHFIIHVPRKEDTLCFNINGEPGVVLSLVQDPDTGFSINGQLIGSKARRPGQQEGTYFGRLGIANPTTGFQLEVTPQNITLNPGSGGPVFSWRDQASLRQDEVVVTVNRKRNLVVSLEDGGTFEVVLHRVWKGNAAQQDFLGFYVLDSHRMSPRTHGLLGQFFHPFDYKVSDLHPSSDHTKTDATMVVKSHRLTVTRGLQKDYSKDPRHGAEVACWFVHNNGAGLIDGVYTDYIVPDIF
- the ITIH1 gene encoding inter-alpha-trypsin inhibitor heavy chain H1 isoform X2; this translates as MELRVLLFVHLVSLLALQAMPAQGSATDRPKSNKRRQTVDTTVDGVVIRSLKVNCKVTSRFAHYVITSQVVNSADEAKEVAFDVEIPKTAFISDFAITADGSAFIGDIKDKATAWKQYRKAAISGENAGLVRASGRTMEQFTIHITVGPRSKATFRLTYEEVLKRKLAQYTIDIKVKPKQLVHHFEIDVDIFEPQGISKLDAQASFLPKELETQLIKKSFSGKKGHVLFRPTVGQQQSCPTCSTSLLNGDFKVTYDVNRDKPCDLLVASNHFAHFFAPQNLTNLDKNVVFVIDISTSMEGQKLKQTKEALLKILGDMRPGDYFNLVLFGSDVQSWRDSLVPASAANVQAAQDFVRRFDLAGATNLNGGLLRGIEILNQAQGSLPELKDHASVLIMLTDGEPTEGVTDRPQILKNARDTIRGRFPLYNLGFGHNLDFNFLEVMSMENNGRAQRIYEDHDATQQLQGFYNQVANPLLVDVELHYPRDSVSAVTQNRHKQYYEGSEIMVAGRIADHKLSSFKADVQARGEGQEFKTSCLVDEEEMKKLLQERGHMLENHVERLWAYLTIQELLAKQMKSMGDEKADLSARALQMSLAYQFVTPLTSMTIRGMADQDGLEPLIDKPPEEMLGNRRTFVLSALQPSPTQPSSSVQQLPNQVTGVDTDPHFIIHVPRKEDTLCFNINGEPGVVLSLVQDPDTGFSINGQLIGSKARRPGQQEGTYFGRLGIANPTTGFQLEVTPQNITLNPGSGGPVFSWRDQASLRQDEVVVTVNRKRNLVVSLEDGGTFEVVLHRVWKGNAAQQDFLGFYVLDSHRMSPRTHGLLGQFFHPFDYKVSDLHPSSDHTKTDATMVVKSHRLTVTRGLQKDYSKDPRHGAEVACWFVHNNGAGLIDGVYTDYIVPDIF